Part of the Ralstonia pickettii DTP0602 genome, GGCGACCGCATCGAAGATGCGCTGATCGCCCTGCACGTCCGGATGCGGGTAATGGACGGTGCCGGGATAGTGCGACAGGCCGCCGCTGCCGATCAGCACTGTGCGCTTGCCCAGCCGCGCCAGCGCGCGTGCCATCGCCACGCCGAAGCGGTGGCAGCGCAGCGGATCCGGCTGCGGCGGCACGTAGGCATTGACGAACACCGGGAGCATCGGAATGTCGCGGCCGAAGCCCATGAATTCGTAAGGAATGGTGAAGGCGGTGGGCAGGCGCGCGTCGAGCGTAAAGGCCAGGTCAAAGCCCTCTTCACCCATCGCGCCCACCAGCGCCTGGCCCGTGATGCCGTCCACGCGCCAGTCGCCGCGGTGCTTGTGCATGCCGTCGGCGCTGATGGCGGCGTGCACGCAAAACGGCGGCACGCAGTGCGTCACGAAGTGGTCGCCGTGGTCGTTGGACAGGACCACAATGCAGTCAGGCTCCAGCGCGCGCAGGCGGTCGCCGATCTGGCGCAGCGCCACGCGCACGCGCTCTACCTGCGCGGCATCCTCGGTCTCGGGCAGCGAGAGGAACTGGGGGGCATGCGGCACGATGGCGGCGCCGACCACGCCAGGCAAGGGGGTCTGGTTCATACGGTCACCTCCGGGACGCTGTCGGTGGCCGCGGCCAGCCCTTCGCGCACCGCGGCAACGATGCCCTGGTAGCCGGTGCAGCGGCACACATTGCCGGCCAGGTGGCTGCGCACTTCATCCTCGCTGCGCTGGCACCACTCCGCTGCTTCGGCCTGCATGGCGCAGGCGGTCACCATCATGCCGGGCGTGCAGAAGCCGCACTGCAGCGCGTGGTGGCGGCGGAAGGCCTGCTTCATGGCCTGCGCTGGCGCGTCAGCCAGCCCCTCCAGCGTGGTAACGGCGCTGCCCTCGCAACCGGCAGCCAGCGTCAGGCAGGAGCGCACCACCTTGCCGTCGACTATCACATTGCAGGCGCCGCAGACGCCGTGCTCGCAGCCCAGGTGGACCGAGGTCATGCGCAAGGTGTCGCGCAGGCAGTCGGCCAAAGAGGTGCCGGGCTCGATGTCGCAGCGGTGCGGCTGGCCGTTGAGCTCAAGGCTCAAGGTGATCAGGTTGGCTTCAGTTTCCATGGATACTCCGGTTCGATGCTTGCGCCGACGCGATTGCGCGCAGCGCATTGACGGTATGGCGGTGCAGCGGCGCGGCGCCGTCGGGCACCGCCTCGGCCAAGTCGGCGCGAGCCGCCTCGTACAGCGCCTGCCGGCTGCAGGCGCCGCGGGCCAGCTCGGCCTCGGTGTGGGCCAGCCGCAGCGGTCCGCCGGGCAGCGCGCCCGCCCAGCACGACCAAGCGCCGCCGGCCAGGCGCACCGCCACCGCGGCACTGCTGGCGTATTCGCCTGCGCGCTGCATCAGCTTGGCGCGGCCCCACCCTTCCAACCCTAGCGAGGCCGCGGGCAAGGCAATCGCGGTGACCAGCTCGTCGACCTGCAGATCCACTTCAAGCGGGCCGCGCACGAACGCGGCCAGCGGCACGGTCTTGTCGCCCCGCAGACTGCTGATGCGCACCTGCGCCCGTAGCGCGTGGAACAACAGCGGCCAGTCGCCGGCGGGGTCGGCCTGCACCAGGCTGCCGCCCAAGGTGCCGCGATTGCGCACGGCGGCAAAGGCAATCTGCGCGGCATGCGCGGCCACCAGCCGCCAAACCGGCAGGTCGCCACGCTGGCGTTCCAGCGTGTCGTGGGTAACCATCGCGCCGATGGTGCCGTCCTGCAGCGACAGGCTGCGCAGCTCGGCTACGCGCGACAGGTCCACCAGCACGTGCGGGCGCACCACGCGAAAGCGCATCATCGGCAGCAGGCTCTGGCCGCCGGCGAGCACGCGGGCATCGCTGCCCAGCGCCGCCAGCAGCGCGATGGCTTGCTCAAGCGTGGTTGGGGCGCGGTATTCCAGGGCGGGCAGCTTCATGCCATCACCTCCGCATAGTCGGGATGCGCCAGCAGCTGCTCCAGCAGTCCGTCCGGCGTGATCGGCGTGGCGCATACCTGCACGTCAAACTCCTTGAGCGCGGCCCGCACCGCGTTGGCGATGGCCGCCGGCGGCGGCACCGAGCCGCCCTCACCCATGCCCTTGACCCCGAAGGCGGAGAACGGCGACGGCGTACACAGGTGGATGATGTCGACGGGCGGGATCTCTACCGCGCTGGGCACGTGGTAGTCGCCGAAGGTTACGGTCTCGGGCTGGCCGTCGGCGTTGTAGCGCATGGCTTCGTAGAGCGCCTGGCCGATACCCTGTGCGACGCCACCGATAATCTGGCCGTCGACGATCAGCGGATTGACCACGGTGCCGCAGTCCTCCGCGACGACGTATCCGGTCACGCGCACCAGACCGGTATCGATATCGACGCGCACCCGCGCGGCGTGCACGGCGTAGGAGAATGTGCCGGTTTCCACCTCGGGCCGGTAGGCGGCTTCCACCGACATGCCCGGCGCGATCTCGCGCGGCAGTTGGTGGATGCCGATGTAGGCCACGCGCGCCACCTCGGCCAGTGTCACGGTGCGGCCGTCGGGCGCCATCAGGTTGCCGTCCTGCAACCGCAGCGCCTCGGCCGGGCAGCCGACCAGCACCGCGCCGATGCTGCGCGCCTTGGCCACCAGCGCAGCGCAAGCCTGCCGCACCGCACCGCCGGCCATCACGATCGAGCGCGAGGCCACCGTGCCCATGCCGAACGGCGCCGCCGCGGTATCGCCCTGGCGGATATGGATCCCGGCGGGATCCAGCGTGGTCACCTGCGCGGCAATCTGCGCCAGGCTGGTCTGGTGCCCCTGACCGTGCGACAGGGTGCCGACCTCGATCTCGAGCGAGCCGTCGCTGTGCAGCGTGGCGCGTGCCGATTCATGGCCGTACACCGCCGGCGATCCGCGCCGGCGCCATTCTTCCGCGCCGTGCGCGGCCTGCTCCACCAGCATGGCGTAGCCGATGCCCTCGCGCCAGCGCCCGCTGCCCGGCTCAGGCGTGCCCCACTTGGCGGCCACGCGTTCCACTGCGGCATCCAAGGCCTCGGCATAGTTGCCGGAGTCATAGACCAGGCCGGTGGCGGTGGTGTACGGAAATGCATTCGGCGGGATCAGGTTGCGGCGGCGCACCGCCACCGGGTCCAGCCTGAGCGCGTGCGCCACCTCGTCGACGATGCGCTCCATGGCAAAGCAGCCGCCTGGCCGGCCGACGCCGCGATAGGGGCCGAGCGGGCTCTTGTTGGTGTAGACGCTGACCGCCTCGAAGCGGTAGTTGCGCACGTCATACGGCCCCAGCAGCACGTTGGCCGCCATATTGGCCTCGATCGCACCGGTGGAAGTCTTGGCCGAATAGGCGCCCGAATCCACCACGATGCGTGCATCGATGCCATGGATGCGTCCGCTGGCGTCGAACCATGCACTCACCTCCTGTGCATGCTGGCGGCTATGGTTGCTCGCCACGAAATGCTCGTAGCGGTCCTCAATCCAGCGCACCGGATGCCCCACGCGCAGGGCCAGCGCGGCCAGCAGCACTTCTTCCGGGTACAGGTTGCTCTTGGCGCCGAAGCCGCCGCCCACGTCCGGCACGATCACGCGCAGCTCGGCCTCGCTGAGCCGGGTCAGCTGCTCGGCCACGAAGCTGCGCACCAGGTGCGGCCGCTGAGTCGACAGGTACAGCGTGAGATGGCCGCTGCGGCGGTCCGCGCTGGCGACGCAGCCGCGCGTCTCCAGCGGGCTCGCCAGCACGCGGTCCATGGCGAACTGCCGCGTCACGCGCCGCAGCCCGCCGGCGTCGGCCTGGGCCAGCACGGCGTCGAAGTCGCCGAGCGTGCGCGCGACGCGCATCACTACGTTCGAGGACAGTCCGGCATGCAGCACCGGCCCGGGGGTGGCCAGCTCGGCCACCGCATCCACTACCGGGGGCAGGACTTCGATATCAAGCTCCACTTCCTCGGCCAGGGTCTCGGCCTGCGCACGGGTCGGAGCCACCACCATGACCACCGCCTCGCCGACATAGCGCACGCGGTCCACCGCCAGCAGCGGCCACGGCGCGCCATTGAACTCGTCACGCAACAGCGCGCAGGAAATCGGCAGCACGTCGCCGGCCAGATCGGACGCGGTCCAGAAGGTGCCGGCCGGATACTCCTGCGGCAAGCGGATACCGCGCAGGTGGCCGTGCGCCACCGGGCTGCGCACGAACGCCACCTCCTTGCAACCGGGCAGCTCCACGTCGGCCACGAACTGCGCGCGCGCTTCCAGGTGTCGCGCATCCTCGCGGCGCTCCAGCCTGCGCCCGATCCACGGTTGCCCGGCCAGCGCCGCCAGATCCGGCGTGGGTTCCATCATCTTGGTCATGCGCGGCTCACTGGTCGATGGTGACGTTGGCATTGCGGATGATGGCGCGCCAGCGGCCGGTGTCCTGCACCATGCGCGCCTGGATCTCGGCCACGCTACCGCCGAGCGGCACGAACCCTTGTCGCAGCAGGCCGGCCTTCACCTCGGGATCGGCCAGTGCGCGGTTGACCTGCGCGTTCAGCGACTCGATCACCGCCGGAGGCGTCTGCGCCGGCGCCATCAGGATGAACCAGCTCGACAGGTCGACCTCGGGCAGGCCCGCTTCTTTCAGTGGCGGTACCCCGGTCAGTCCCGGGAAGCGCGCCGGCCCTGCCACGCCCAGCAGCCGCACGCGGCCGGACTGGATCTGCGCCAGCGCCGGTCCCAGGTTCTCGAAGGTGTAGTCCACCTCGCCGCCGGCCAGCGCCACCGTGGCCGGCCCGCTGCCCTTGAACGGGACGTGAACGGCCTTGAGCTGTGCGCTCTGGTTGAACCACTCCGCCGCCAAGTGCAACGTGCTGCCGGTGCCGGCCGAGCCGAAGTTCAGGCCGCCCTGCGCCGACTTGCGCCGCGCCTCGGCCAGGAACTCGCGCACGGTCCTGGCCTGGATGTTAGACCCCACCGCCAGGAACGCCGGCACCGTCACCAGTCCCACCACCGGCATCAGCTCGCGCGACGCCTGGTACGGCAGCCGCGCGTAGAGGGTCTCGTTGTTGACGATGGAGGTGGAGGCCACCAGTAAGGTGTAACCGTCCGAGGGGGCACGCGCGACGTGGCGCGTGGCGATCTGCGTATTGGCCCCCGGCTTGTTGTCGACCACCACTGCCTGGCGGTATGCCTCAGCAAGCTTCTTGCCTATCAAACGTGCGGTGATGTCCGTACCGCCACCGGCGGCGAACGGCACTACCAACGTAATCGGCTTGTCCGGGTACTCGGCGTGCGCAAGGGTCACGCTGCATAACACCGCGGCGCCTGTCGCCAGGCGGGCCAGTATGCCGCGCCGTCGTAGCGCGAAAGTCGACAACAATCTCATGGGACGCTCCTTAGTATCCTTAATATCAATCTCGTATACTTTATTTGAGCAAAGAATATGTTACGCTCCGCGAGTCGTCAAGCAGATCTTTTGCCCGTCCGGACGCGGGCCTAATTCGTCACACCCCAAGCTGTCTAATCATCCTTTTGCTGACCAAGATGCAAGCCGAGCGCGATCCCGCGACCCCACGCTCCACCGACCAGCCCGCAACGGGCCTGCCAAAGCTGCCGCGCGACCTGGGCGGCGCCAACATGCAGGACAGCGTGTACAGCGCGCTGTTCGAGGGCATCGTGACCGGCAGGCTGCGGCCGGGCGAGCGCCTGCTGATCGACGACGTGGCCGAGCACTTCGGCGTCAGCAAGATCCCGGTGCGGGAAGCGCTCAAGGCGCTGGAGGGCAAGGGCTGGGTCGAATCGGCGCCGCGCCGCGGAACCTATGTGCGCAAGCTGTCGATGGTTGAACTGCATGAACTGTTCGAGCTACGCCAGTTGCTGGAGCCGGCCATCACCGGGCTGGCCGCGCACCGCCGCCGCACGCTGCACCTGCAGCAACTCAGCCAACTCGTCGACGAAGGCATCGCCGCGATCGAGCGCGACGACTACGCCGCTAGCTCGCGCGCGAACTCACAGTTCCATTCGGTGATTGCCGAAGCCGCTGGCAACCATTTCGCGCATGACGTGATCCGCGATATCGAACTGCGCCTGCGGCGCTATTTCGTCGCGTCCGAATGGGAGGAACGCAAGGAGTCACTGCGCCAGCACGTGGCGATCTTCGAGGCGATCCGCGCGCAGGACGTGGCCGAGGCGGAGCGACTGACGCGGCTGCACCTGGCGCATACGGAAAGCATGGCGGCGCGGGGGTTGCCGGGGATTGACGCGCTCGACTGACCGGTCGTTACGGTGCCCAGCGACCCGGAATCGCCTTCCTATTTCGCCCGCTTCGAAGCGCGCGCGGTCCTCTCTGCAATGATTTCTGGGCTTGAACGCGGCGTCGAGCTGGGGAAGGTGGTCGAAGTCGAGAGTGCTGTAGCCCGACTGCAGACGATACTTTCGGCCAGCCCCCTGGACGCCAAGGATGGAATTCCGCGCTCCATCTTGATTTGATGAACAGACTGCAGGCGGCTGTGGAAGCCTGGATGTCCGAGAATCGGGTCGAGGTTTCCCCGCCGAAGATCGTTCGCTACATGGCCGAGGAGCTTCACCTGGTTGGAACGAACCTCGATATACCGCTGCCATAGCCGAACGCCCGCGACCCCGTCGGAGAACTGCAAGCCAGGCCAGTCAGCAAACAAGCCTGGCTGCACTCAACCAGTCACGCCCAATATCAAAACTCGGTCGCCGTCATTGTCTGGACGATGTCGCCCTCGCCGGTGACGCAATCGCTTCGAAAAGAAAGTTGTCACTGATTCCGAATCGCGGTAGGAATACCGGTCGCCCGGTACCCCCCCGCACAGATCCCGGCGTGCCCGATTCGGGCACCGTATGTGCTTACCCACATACGGTGCCAAATGTGGCGCTTATCCGATCCGCGCTCAAGGCCTGTGCACAACAGCCATCACTGGAAACCAAGCGGGTCAGCCCTCACACGGTGCGACATTCAACTGCAACCGCACTGCTGCGGGCGGGCGTCGACATCAACACGATCCGCGGGTGGTTGGGACATATTTCTCTCAACACGACGAACATCTACGCGGAGATTGACCTCGAGACTAAAGCAAAGGCGTTGGCCACCTGTGCTCCGACAGTTTCTGGCGACAACAGCCTGTTTTAATGGAGTTCCTGCGCAACCTGTAGCCAGGAATTTATGTGGCGGCCCGTCCGCTGTTCTGTCCCTCACAACGGCCCGCAAAGGCTGACCGCCACATATGAACAAGCGCCACATTTGGCACCGGGCTCCTACCTTGGGTGCTTGACGGCAAAGCGCTGTTCGGGCCATGGATGAAGGATTCGAGGTTTCGGCGGCCAGGCATCCGCCAGACGAGTCATCTTCTCCCATGTCTTCCGGTCCTTTTGGCTTCGTCGCCGCAGCGTGCGTCGCCATAGATCCGTGACGTGGTGGCGAAAGGCGCTGAGTGCCCGATAATTCGTGGGCACCGCGTGATACGCAAAGTAGCCGCGTACCACCTGCCCCAGCCATCTCCCCTGCATTGGGATCGCCTCATGCATCCGCCGCCGAAGCTCATCCTTGATCTGCCTGAGCTTCGTCCGCATGCGATCACTGCGGCTCTTCCGCTTAAGCTGGAAGGCACCGCGCCGCGATCGACCACAGATAAAGATGAAGCCCAGAAAGGCGAATGTCTCCGGCCGACGAAGGCCACGACTTTTGCGCTTGACCGCCGCGTGACGACCAATCTCAATCAGTCGCGTCTTGTCCGGATGCAGTGCAAGAGAGAACTGCTCCAACCTCTTGCGCATCGCGTCCCAGAACAGCCGCGCGTCAGCTTCATGCTCGAAACCGACCACAACGTCATCCGCGTAGCGCAGAATGATGACGTTGCCTTTGCGAGAAGCCAAGAAAGTCCTCCTCGTAGAACCTGTGACTGCGAAACCGCGAGCTTCGCACCGGTGCGCTCGGCGAGGCGAGAGACACGACGGTCTCCCCCTGCACGGAAATCGGTTCATGCATGCGCCTCCGAAGTTCCTCTTTGATCTGCCTGAGTTTCGCCCGCATGCGGTCTGCCCGGGTCTTCCGTTGAAGCTGGAAGGCACCACGACGAGTCCGCCCACAGGTGAAAATGAAACCCAGAAAGGTGAAGGTCTCCGGCCGGTCAAGGCCGTAGCGCTTTCGTCTGCCCGCGGCTATGCGACCAAAATCCAGCAGCCTCGTCTTGTCCGGATGCAGCGCAAGCGAGAACTCTTCCAACCTCGTTTGCATCGCGTCCCAGAAGCGCCGCGCGTCGTCTTCGTGCTCGAAGCCGACCACAACATCATCCGCCTACCGCAGGATGATGACGTTGCCTTTGGCTTCTCGCCGTCGCCACCGTTGGGCCCAAAGGTCAAAGATGTAGTGAAGATAAACCGTTCGCGAACAGCGGCGAAGCCACTGATCCCTGCGGTGTACCCGATTCACTGACGCTGAGCTCTCCATCATGTTATCGATGGCCGTGGAGCAGCGAACTTGGGGGTGGACCTTGCCGGTCTCCCGGCGCACTGACAAATTTATTCTGCTGCGACCGGTTCCCACGTCCTTGCCAACCTCAACCGCATGGGCCGCTGCCTCGAGCCAGGGCGCGCATGCGCCTTGGGAACGACCAACATGGTCAAACCCTGTCCGTCCAGCACCCGCAGGGCATACGCGAGATTGACGCCCTTGCCATTCTCCAGCTTGGACAGCATGCCGATGGCGACCCCGCAATGCCTCGCCGCCTGGTCAATCGGCAGCCCGTCTTCTGCCCGAGTGGCGCGAATGCGGTCGCCGAGTTGGTGAATGGTGCGAATCGTCGCGCGCGATGGAGGCGTCGGATCAGGGAGTGGTCGCGCCATCGGCTCCTTTCGTGAAGAGACGAGCTAGCGCGCTTGCGGCTCGCTCAAGCTTTCATGAAAGTAAAAATAATAGCGATTGTCTCTGATGGTGTCCTATACAAACAGGACGCCCATCCACTCGCGTGTACTTCCTGGATGGCGCGCCTCTACTGGCTACACAAGCTGTCGGTCCGCGATTAATTGCATTTTAATTTCGGCGCGTGGGTGCTTGGGCAGGCAGTGCATCCTGCATATCCTGGGCAACCCTTGAGGCGTGGCGCGCGCGCTGAGTCCTGTTCGACGGCCCTTCCCTGCGCTGATAAGATTTAATCGTTAAGTCTTCCAGGTCCCGGAAGGGATAACCCCATGCGCTGCGCTAGCTGCGGGTTCGAGAATCCGGCAGGCATCAAGTTCTGTGAGGAATGTGGCGCCAAGCTTGTGCGCGTTTGCCCGGCCTGTGGGCAAAAGGCGAGTGCGAAAGCCAAGTTCTGCAGCGAATGCGGCGCGTCGTTGAGCGCGACGCGCCCTATTACGGGACTTGTGCCCAGCGCCCCCATCGATTACACCCCTCCCTATCTGGCCGAACGCATCCGGGCGGCGCAGGCAGACATGGAAGCCCGCGGCTCGGCGGACGGTGAGCGCAAGACGATCACAGCGCTGTTCGCTGACATGGCCGGCTCGACCGCGCTGGTCCATGACCTCGATCCCGAAGATGCGCGCCACCTGATCGACCCGGTGCTGGGGCTGATGATGGAGGCCGTGCATCACTATGAGGGCTATGTGGCCAAGTCGATGGGCGATGGCATCCTGGCGCTGTTCGGCGCGCCAATCGCGAACGAAGATCATCCGCAGCGAGCCTTGCTGGCGGCGCTGCGCATGCAGGAGGCCATGCGCCAGTACGCCGACAGGGTACGTCTCGCTCAGGGGATCGCGCTGCAGATTCGTGTTGGCATCAACTCAGGGGAAGTGGTGGTGCGTACGATACGCATCAAAGATTTGCACACTAACTACGATCCGGTGGGCAATTCGATCCACATTGCTTCGCGCATGGAAGGCATCGCGGTGCCCGGCTCCATCGTCGCGAGCGAACACACCCACCACCTGACGGAAGGCTATTTTGCGTTCAAGCCGCTCGGCGCGACGCCGATCAAGGGGCTCCCCGAGCCGCTCGCTGTCTTCGAAGTCCTCGGTCTCGGCCCACTGCGCACCCGGCTCCAGCTCTCTGCCAGCCGCGGGCTGGCGCGCTTTGTCGGCCGCGCCAACGAGCTCGAGCAGTTGCGCGAAGCGCGGGCGCGGGCGCAGGCTGGACGTGGCCAGATCGTCGGCCTGGTCGGCGAGCCAGGGGTCGGCAAGTCGCGGCTATGCCACGAGTTCAAGCTGCTCGCGCCGCGCGATTGCCTGGTGCTGGAAACCTTCTCGGTTTCGCACGGCAAGGCCTATCCGTATCTGCCGCTGATCGAGTTGCTGCGGAACTACTGCCAGGTTACGGCGCAGGACGATGAGCGCCGGCGGCGCGAAAAGCTCACCGGTAAGGTGCTGACCCTGGACCGCGCGCTGGAAGATACCCTGCCCTATCTGCTCCACCTGCTTGGGGCCGCTGAATCAAGCTCGGCGCTGGCGCAGATGGACACCCAGATCCGCCAGCAACGCACCTTCGAGGCGATCAGCCGGCTGCTAGTGCGCGAGAGCCAAGCCCAGCCGCTGGAGCTGATTGTCGAGGATCTGCAGTGGCTCGACAGCGAAGCCGAGGCCTTCCTTGGCTTTCTCGGCGAGAGCGTGGCCAGCGCCCGCATCCTGCTGCTGGTCAACTTCCGGCCCGAGTATCGGCACCAATGGAGCCGCAAGCGCTATTACTCCCAGTTGCGGCTGGATCCTCTGGGCGAAGCCGAAGCCCGGGAACTGCTGCGCGCCCTGCTGGGCGACGCCGCCGGAC contains:
- a CDS encoding hypothetical protein (K06990: K06990), producing MNQTPLPGVVGAAIVPHAPQFLSLPETEDAAQVERVRVALRQIGDRLRALEPDCIVVLSNDHGDHFVTHCVPPFCVHAAISADGMHKHRGDWRVDGITGQALVGAMGEEGFDLAFTLDARLPTAFTIPYEFMGFGRDIPMLPVFVNAYVPPQPDPLRCHRFGVAMARALARLGKRTVLIGSGGLSHYPGTVHYPHPDVQGDQRIFDAVAAGQLSHMLAYDAQQLDRSGNVELRMALAVAGAVGNRVPFASLFEPSWHHVYAAFGWDLSELVPEPELIYPALPGQRVPLVRALFALRTTAASVDHFLDDAAGFCAGFGLDPDETEALSAQAFERLRDDFGIHALLTSGAATHIRLVAGKRSAT
- a CDS encoding (2Fe-2S)-binding protein (K13480: ygeU, xdhC; xanthine dehydrogenase iron-sulfur-binding subunit); this encodes METEANLITLSLELNGQPHRCDIEPGTSLADCLRDTLRMTSVHLGCEHGVCGACNVIVDGKVVRSCLTLAAGCEGSAVTTLEGLADAPAQAMKQAFRRHHALQCGFCTPGMMVTACAMQAEAAEWCQRSEDEVRSHLAGNVCRCTGYQGIVAAVREGLAAATDSVPEVTV